A genomic region of Scomber japonicus isolate fScoJap1 chromosome 5, fScoJap1.pri, whole genome shotgun sequence contains the following coding sequences:
- the LOC128358590 gene encoding high choriolytic enzyme 1-like: MSGLKHTLGLLALMVVCIIAEEQKVKSVSERIEEANRNIVRRPDGPFVEDDIAYASESDRNADPCTSRDCKWDKASDGLVYVPYVIADHYTSRELAIIERGLQSFDSVTCIRFVPHSTQKYYIHIQSLDGCFSYVGRHFYVQDLSLKRSGCLYHDIVQHELLHALGFKHEQCRSDRDQYIRILWENVIPGWEYAFDKINTLNQGTLYDYNSVMQYSKYAFSKNNQPTMMPIPNPNVDFGVATEMSQNDIDRVNRLYDCK, encoded by the exons ATGTCGGGTCTGAAGCATACTCTGGGTCTTCTGGCTCTGATGGTAGTTTGCATCATAGCTGAAGAGCAGAAG GTTAAATCCGTCTCTGAAAGGATTGAGGAAGCCAACAGGAACATCG TCAGACGTCCTGATGGGCCCTTTGTGGAGGATGACATCGCCTATGCCTCTGAAAGTGATAGAAACGCTGACCCCTGCACCTCCCGCGACTGCAAGTGGGACAAGGCCAGTGACGGCCTGGTGTACGTGCCCTACGTCATCGCAGACCACTACA CTTCTCGAGAGCTGGCCATCATCGAACGTGGTCTTCAGTCCTTCGACAGTGTCACCTGCATCCGATTTGTCCCTCACAGCACTCAAAAATACTACATCCACATCCAGTCACTGGACGG GTGCTTCTCCTATGTGGGTCGTCATTTCTATGTTCAGGATCTGTCTCTGAAGCGTTCGGGCTGCCTGTACCATGACATAGTGCAACATGAGCTGCTGCACGCTCTGGGCTTCAAACATGAGCAGTGCCGCTCCGACCGAGACCAGTACATCCGCATCCTGTGGGAGAACGTGATTCCTG GTTGGGAGTACGCCTTCGACAAGATCAACACTCTGAACCAGGGAACCCTCTATGACTACAACTCTGTCATGCAGTACAGCAA GTACGCCTTCTCCAAGAACAACCAGCCCACCATGATGCCAATCCCCAACCCCAATGTTGATTTCGGCGTAGCTACCGAGATGAGCCAGAATGACATCGACAGGGTCAACAGACTGTACGACTGCAAATAG